In the genome of Bacillus sp. S3, one region contains:
- a CDS encoding NAD(P)H-dependent flavin oxidoreductase, translating into MNWQTRVTETLGIRIPIIQGGLAYLAYSELAAAVSNAGGLGQITAMSLSNPEQLREEIRKVKHLTKHPFGVNFAIGQHGRPFVDFLQVAIEEEVPVVSMTGGNPAPIFDQLKGTTIKKLVLVAARRQAIKAEQLGADAVMVVGQEGGGHLGRDDIGTMVLIPQVVDAVSIPVIASGGIGDGRGLMAALSLGAEGVEMGTRFIATKECIHAHEVYKQRLVEGTEADTVVIKRSLGAPARAIANPWTEQILEIEKKNANYDQLKEFISGTANKRYIYEGDEGKGFAWAGQVMGLIKDIPSVSVLFERMIHDAEEIRAKWGK; encoded by the coding sequence TTGAATTGGCAAACACGAGTGACGGAGACTTTAGGGATCCGTATACCAATTATACAAGGTGGACTTGCCTATTTGGCCTATTCTGAATTAGCGGCCGCTGTTTCGAATGCTGGAGGATTAGGGCAGATTACAGCTATGTCATTAAGTAATCCTGAACAACTGCGTGAGGAAATCCGGAAGGTAAAACATTTAACGAAACATCCTTTTGGGGTTAATTTTGCGATTGGACAGCATGGACGCCCGTTCGTGGATTTCCTTCAGGTGGCGATAGAGGAAGAAGTTCCTGTTGTTTCTATGACAGGAGGGAACCCTGCACCCATATTTGATCAGTTAAAGGGAACAACCATAAAAAAACTCGTTCTCGTCGCTGCCAGACGGCAGGCTATAAAGGCAGAACAGCTTGGTGCAGATGCGGTTATGGTTGTCGGCCAGGAAGGCGGCGGCCATCTCGGCCGGGATGATATCGGGACAATGGTATTAATTCCTCAAGTTGTTGATGCAGTTTCGATTCCCGTTATTGCCTCAGGAGGAATTGGTGATGGAAGGGGATTGATGGCTGCACTAAGTTTAGGTGCAGAAGGGGTTGAAATGGGAACAAGATTTATTGCGACTAAAGAATGTATTCATGCACATGAAGTATATAAGCAAAGGCTCGTTGAAGGAACAGAGGCGGATACGGTGGTAATTAAGCGATCACTTGGTGCGCCTGCAAGAGCCATCGCAAATCCATGGACGGAACAAATTCTTGAAATTGAAAAGAAAAACGCAAATTATGATCAGCTGAAGGAATTTATTAGTGGAACGGCTAATAAACGGTACATATATGAAGGTGATGAGGGCAAAGGTTTTGCATGGGCAGGTCAAGTCATGGGGCTGATTAAGGATATACCTAGTGTTTCAGTACTTTTTGAACGAATGATTCATGATGCGGAAGAAATTCGTGCAAAATGGGGAAAATAA
- a CDS encoding inositol monophosphatase family protein: MIWEDIDAHAKEWVKEAGDRIRLSFEKTLNIETKSNPNDLVTNIDKEIEQFFIHKIRGKYPDHKILGEEGFGDELNSLEGIVWLIDPIDGTMNFIHQQRNFAVSIGVYENGVGKIGLIYDVVHDELYHAIRGEGAYMNGKPLPGLKETTVKESILAINATWVMENKRIDHNLMIPLVRDARGTRSYGTAALEMVFVATGRVDAYFSMRLSPWDIAAGAVIIEELGGVVTNIKGEKLDFISKDSLFTAKPGLHQVILKDYLKVVQ; encoded by the coding sequence ATGATTTGGGAAGACATTGATGCTCATGCTAAGGAATGGGTCAAAGAAGCAGGGGACAGGATTCGTCTATCGTTTGAGAAAACGTTAAATATTGAAACAAAATCAAATCCCAATGATCTGGTAACTAATATCGATAAGGAAATTGAGCAATTTTTTATTCATAAGATTAGAGGAAAGTACCCGGATCATAAAATATTGGGTGAAGAGGGCTTTGGTGATGAATTAAATAGCCTTGAGGGAATTGTCTGGTTAATTGATCCCATCGATGGAACAATGAATTTTATCCACCAGCAAAGGAACTTTGCAGTATCGATCGGGGTTTATGAAAATGGAGTCGGTAAAATCGGACTCATATATGATGTAGTACATGATGAGCTCTATCACGCCATTCGCGGCGAGGGTGCTTATATGAATGGAAAACCTCTGCCTGGACTCAAGGAAACAACTGTTAAGGAATCCATCCTTGCAATTAATGCTACATGGGTTATGGAAAATAAACGCATTGATCACAATTTAATGATTCCATTGGTAAGAGATGCCAGAGGGACAAGATCATATGGTACAGCTGCACTTGAGATGGTGTTTGTAGCAACCGGAAGAGTAGATGCCTACTTTTCGATGCGGCTGTCTCCATGGGATATTGCTGCCGGGGCAGTCATTATTGAAGAATTAGGAGGAGTCGTAACAAATATAAAGGGAGAAAAACTGGACTTTATTTCTAAGGATTCACTTTTTACCGCGAAACCAGGACTGCATCAAGTAATTTTAAAGGATTATTTAAAAGTAGTTCAATAA
- a CDS encoding aminotransferase class I/II-fold pyridoxal phosphate-dependent enzyme, with the protein MSQNQTPLFSGLVAHARKNPIQFHIPGHKKGAGMDPEFRQFIGENALSIDLINIGPLDDLHHPKGMIKEAQELAAEAFGADHTFFSVQGTSGAIMTMVMAVCGPGDKIIIPRNVHKSIMSAIVFSGAIPVFIHPEIDRELGISHGITTDAVEKALEQHPDAKGVLVINPTYFGISADLKKIVEIAHSYNVPVLVDEAHGVHIHFHDDLPMSAMQAGADMAATSVHKLGGSMTQSSILNVKEGLVSAKHVQSILSMLTTTSTSYLLLASLDVARKQLATKGKALINRTIQLAQSIRKRINEIDHIHCIGEEILGSKATFDYDPTKLIISVKELGLTGYEVEKWLREKHNIEVELSDLYNILCIITFGDTEKEAALLVNALKELAAEYKDQAGKIEPVEVLLPEIPILALTPRDAFYAETEVIPFAESEGRIIAEFVMVYPPGIPIFIPGEIITEENLHYIRENLEAGLPVQGPEDDEIKFIHVIKEYKAIK; encoded by the coding sequence TTGTCACAAAATCAAACACCGTTATTTAGCGGTTTAGTTGCGCATGCCAGAAAAAACCCGATTCAATTTCATATTCCAGGTCATAAAAAGGGAGCAGGAATGGATCCTGAATTCCGTCAGTTTATTGGTGAAAATGCCCTGTCCATCGACTTAATAAATATTGGCCCGCTTGATGATCTTCATCATCCAAAGGGAATGATCAAGGAGGCACAAGAATTAGCTGCTGAAGCTTTTGGAGCCGATCATACTTTCTTTTCTGTCCAGGGTACAAGCGGGGCGATTATGACGATGGTAATGGCCGTTTGTGGACCTGGAGATAAAATCATCATACCAAGGAACGTCCATAAGTCTATCATGTCGGCTATTGTCTTTTCCGGAGCAATCCCAGTCTTCATCCATCCGGAAATAGATAGAGAACTAGGAATTTCTCATGGAATTACAACAGATGCCGTGGAAAAGGCTCTTGAGCAGCATCCTGATGCAAAAGGGGTTTTAGTGATTAATCCGACCTACTTTGGTATCTCAGCAGATTTAAAGAAAATCGTTGAAATTGCCCACTCGTACAATGTGCCCGTTTTAGTTGATGAGGCCCATGGTGTCCATATTCATTTCCACGATGATCTTCCAATGTCTGCTATGCAGGCCGGCGCTGATATGGCAGCAACTAGTGTCCATAAGCTCGGTGGCTCCATGACACAAAGCTCCATCCTAAATGTCAAAGAGGGACTTGTTTCAGCGAAACATGTTCAATCGATTTTAAGCATGCTTACAACAACGTCAACATCCTATTTGCTGTTAGCTTCGCTGGATGTGGCTCGTAAGCAATTAGCAACCAAAGGTAAAGCACTGATTAACAGGACTATTCAATTAGCACAGTCTATTCGTAAGAGAATCAACGAAATTGACCATATTCACTGTATCGGCGAAGAAATACTAGGCTCTAAAGCCACGTTTGATTATGACCCGACAAAACTCATTATTTCCGTGAAAGAACTGGGATTAACCGGGTATGAGGTTGAAAAATGGTTAAGAGAAAAGCATAATATTGAAGTAGAATTATCAGACCTATATAACATCCTTTGTATTATTACATTCGGTGATACTGAAAAGGAAGCAGCCCTATTAGTCAATGCATTAAAAGAATTGGCGGCTGAATATAAAGATCAAGCTGGGAAAATTGAACCTGTGGAGGTCCTTCTTCCAGAAATTCCGATACTTGCCTTAACTCCGAGAGATGCTTTTTATGCTGAAACGGAAGTCATTCCCTTTGCTGAGTCAGAAGGCAGGATTATTGCCGAATTTGTGATGGTCTACCCGCCAGGGATACCTATTTTTATCCCGGGTGAAATCATAACAGAGGAAAACCTTCATTATATCCGAGAAAACCTCGAGGCTGGCTTACCTGTTCAAGGTCCCGAAGACGATGAAATTAAATTCATTCATGTGATAAAAGAGTACAAAGCCATAAAATAA
- the typA gene encoding translational GTPase TypA, producing MKLRDDVRNIAIIAHVDHGKTTLVDQLLKQSGTFRSNEHVEERAMDSGDIERERGITILAKNTAIQYKDTRINILDTPGHADFGGEVERIMKMVDGVLLVVDAYEGCMPQTRFVLKKALEQKITPIVVVNKIDRDFARPAEVVDEVIDLFIELDASEDQLEFPVIYASGINGTASMNPEKQDENMQCLYDAIVEYIPAPIDNQDEPLQFQVALLDYNDYVGRIGIGRVFRGKMHVGQQVALMKLDGSVKQFRVTKIFGFFGLKRQEVQEAQAGDLIAVSGMEDINVGETVCPIEHQEALPILRIDEPTLQMTFAVNNSPFAGREGKYLTSRKIEERLLAQLHTDVSLRVENTDSPDAWIVSGRGELHLSILIENMRREGYELQVSKPEVIVKVIDGVRCEPVERVQIDVPEEHTGSVMESIGARKGEMLDMINNGSGQVRLIFNVPARGLIGYTTEFLTMTRGYGIINHTFDSYQPMLAGQVGGRHQGVLVSMESGKASTYGIMQVEDRGTIFVEPGTEIYEGMIVGENTRENDITVNITKVKQATNVRSANKDQTSVIKKPRIMTLEESLEYLNDDEYCEVTPESIRLRKKILDKNEREKAAKKKKYAEMS from the coding sequence TTGAAACTTAGAGATGATGTACGTAACATAGCAATCATTGCCCACGTTGACCATGGGAAAACGACGTTGGTTGACCAATTGTTAAAACAATCTGGAACATTTCGTTCTAATGAGCACGTGGAAGAACGTGCCATGGACTCTGGTGATATAGAAAGAGAACGCGGAATCACCATCCTTGCGAAAAATACCGCGATTCAATATAAAGATACAAGAATTAATATTTTGGATACACCGGGACACGCAGACTTTGGCGGTGAAGTAGAACGAATCATGAAAATGGTTGATGGTGTTTTGCTTGTAGTCGATGCATATGAAGGCTGTATGCCGCAAACACGTTTTGTTCTTAAAAAGGCATTAGAGCAAAAGATAACTCCGATCGTCGTGGTAAATAAAATTGATCGTGATTTTGCCAGACCCGCTGAAGTAGTAGATGAAGTCATTGATTTGTTTATTGAACTTGATGCTTCAGAAGATCAGCTTGAATTTCCTGTTATTTATGCATCAGGTATCAACGGTACTGCAAGTATGAATCCGGAAAAACAAGATGAGAATATGCAATGTCTATATGATGCCATCGTTGAATATATCCCTGCACCAATTGATAATCAAGACGAACCGCTGCAATTCCAGGTAGCTCTGCTTGATTATAATGATTATGTGGGTAGAATCGGGATTGGCCGTGTTTTCCGTGGAAAAATGCATGTTGGCCAACAGGTTGCCTTAATGAAGTTAGACGGCAGTGTTAAACAATTCCGTGTGACCAAGATATTTGGTTTCTTCGGGTTAAAGCGTCAGGAAGTACAAGAAGCACAAGCTGGGGATTTAATTGCAGTTTCAGGCATGGAAGATATAAATGTCGGTGAGACAGTTTGCCCAATTGAGCATCAAGAAGCATTACCAATTTTACGAATTGACGAACCAACACTACAAATGACTTTTGCCGTAAATAATAGTCCATTTGCTGGAAGAGAAGGAAAATATTTAACTTCAAGAAAAATTGAAGAGAGACTTCTTGCTCAATTGCATACAGATGTTAGTTTACGGGTTGAAAACACGGATTCCCCGGATGCTTGGATTGTTTCCGGTCGTGGAGAACTCCATTTATCGATCTTGATTGAAAATATGCGCCGTGAAGGCTACGAGCTTCAGGTTTCTAAACCAGAAGTAATTGTGAAAGTAATTGACGGAGTACGCTGTGAGCCTGTGGAAAGAGTACAAATCGATGTTCCTGAAGAACATACAGGTTCTGTAATGGAATCCATTGGTGCTCGTAAAGGCGAGATGCTTGATATGATTAATAATGGATCAGGTCAAGTTCGGTTAATATTCAATGTACCTGCACGCGGCTTAATTGGTTACACAACTGAATTCTTAACAATGACTCGCGGATATGGGATTATTAATCATACCTTTGACAGCTATCAGCCGATGCTTGCTGGACAGGTTGGCGGAAGACACCAAGGTGTTCTTGTCTCAATGGAATCCGGAAAAGCTTCCACATATGGTATAATGCAAGTAGAGGACCGTGGAACCATTTTCGTTGAACCGGGTACGGAAATTTATGAGGGAATGATTGTTGGCGAAAACACTCGTGAAAATGACATCACTGTCAATATTACGAAAGTGAAGCAGGCGACAAATGTCCGTTCGGCCAATAAAGATCAAACGTCAGTCATTAAAAAGCCGCGCATCATGACATTGGAAGAGTCATTAGAATATTTAAATGATGACGAATATTGTGAGGTAACTCCTGAATCTATTCGGTTACGAAAGAAAATTCTTGATAAGAATGAACGTGAAAAAGCGGCGAAA
- a CDS encoding UPF0223 family protein — MEYQYPIDFNWSTDEIVDVIKFFETIEKAYEKGIERDEVMNAYRRFKEIVPSKAEEKNICDEFEEISGYSSYRTIKKAKEAPSGSRIMMK; from the coding sequence ATGGAATACCAATATCCGATTGATTTTAATTGGTCAACCGATGAAATTGTTGATGTAATCAAATTTTTTGAAACAATCGAGAAGGCGTACGAAAAAGGGATTGAAAGAGACGAGGTTATGAACGCCTATCGGCGGTTCAAAGAAATCGTTCCAAGCAAAGCGGAAGAAAAAAACATTTGTGATGAATTTGAAGAAATCAGCGGTTATTCGTCTTATCGAACAATCAAAAAAGCAAAAGAAGCGCCATCAGGCAGCCGAATCATGATGAAATAA
- a CDS encoding YktB family protein, with translation MNFTGFTNEDFDVFLIDGLEPRMDGLKNTIRPKLEALGEYFSPSLSSLTGDEMFVHVAKHARRTINPPKDTWVAFAHNPRGYKMLPHFQIGLWHTHLFIWFAVIYEAPQKEAIGARFAKKAAKIYKEIPKDYVWSIDHMKPDTLPHGQLTKVDLLSHFERLQNVKKAELLCGYTIDREAAIQLGSEGILEQIEDVFKKVAPLYKIALNIK, from the coding sequence ATGAACTTTACAGGATTTACTAATGAAGATTTTGATGTTTTTTTAATAGATGGATTAGAACCAAGAATGGACGGGCTTAAAAATACGATCCGACCTAAATTAGAAGCTTTAGGGGAATACTTTTCACCTTCCTTATCCTCGTTAACGGGTGATGAAATGTTTGTTCATGTTGCCAAACATGCAAGGCGTACCATCAACCCGCCTAAGGATACATGGGTGGCATTTGCCCATAATCCTCGAGGCTATAAAATGCTGCCGCATTTTCAAATTGGCTTGTGGCACACCCATTTATTTATTTGGTTTGCCGTTATTTATGAGGCACCCCAAAAAGAGGCAATAGGGGCACGATTTGCGAAAAAAGCGGCAAAAATCTATAAAGAAATTCCGAAAGATTATGTCTGGTCAATTGACCACATGAAGCCTGATACACTTCCACATGGTCAATTGACTAAGGTTGATCTTCTCTCCCACTTTGAGCGGCTGCAGAATGTAAAAAAAGCAGAACTATTATGTGGATATACCATAGACCGTGAGGCTGCTATCCAATTAGGTTCTGAAGGGATATTAGAACAAATTGAGGATGTCTTTAAGAAAGTAGCACCACTTTATAAAATAGCCCTAAATATTAAATAG
- a CDS encoding YlaF family protein yields MKNIKWSLLFYAILAASFIMGIGIAIGEQSLIGAIGCIFALIVIMGMGFKTKRKMRENGEI; encoded by the coding sequence ATGAAAAATATAAAATGGTCTTTACTCTTTTATGCAATTTTAGCTGCATCATTCATAATGGGAATTGGAATTGCAATTGGTGAACAAAGTTTAATCGGAGCAATCGGCTGCATTTTTGCATTAATTGTGATCATGGGGATGGGCTTTAAAACAAAGAGAAAAATGCGTGAAAACGGAGAGATATAA